One genomic region from Anopheles bellator chromosome 2, idAnoBellAS_SP24_06.2, whole genome shotgun sequence encodes:
- the LOC131209991 gene encoding proteasome subunit beta type-3 — protein sequence MSILAYNGGCAVAMKGKNCVAIATDHRFGVQAQTIATDFDKVFEINPHMYLGLVGLQTDILTVYQRLLFRKNLYEVRENRQMTPERFSAMLSNFLYEKRFGPYFIEPVIAGLDPKTYEPFICSMDLIGCPNSPNDFVVIGTCAEQLYGMCETLWKPDLEPNNLFEVISQALVNAFDRDAISGWGATVYIIEKEKITVKKLKTRMD from the coding sequence ATGTCGATTTTGGCGTACAACGGTGGTTGCGCGGTGGCGATGAAGGGCAAGAACTGTgtggccatcgccaccgatcaTCGTTTTGGCGTGCAGGCACAAACGATTGCGACAGACTTCGATAAAGTGTTCGAAATCAACCCACACATGTATCTTGGACTGGTCGGGCTGCAGACGGACATCCTGACCGTGTACCAGCGGCTACTGTTCCGGAAGAATCTGTACGAGGTACGCGAGAACCGACAGATGACCCCGGAGCGGTTCTCGGCGATGCTCTCCAACTTCCTGTACGAGAAGCGCTTCGGACCGTACTTCATCGAGCCGGTTATCGCCGGCCTGGACCCGAAAACCTACGAACCGTTCATCTGCAGCATGGACCTGATCGGGTGTCCCAACTCACCGAACGATTTCGTTGTGATTGGCACCTGCGCGGAACAGCTGTACGGTATGTGCGAGACGCTTTGGAAGCCGGATCTGGAGCCGAACAACCTGTTCGAGGTCATCTCGCAGGCCCTGGTGAACGCGTTCGATCGTGACGCCATCTCCGGTTGGGGTGCGACGGTGTACATAATCGAGAAGGAAAAGATCACGGTGAAGAAGCTGAAAACGCGCATGGATTAA
- the LOC131206859 gene encoding zinc carboxypeptidase, whose translation MGMCNKNHFLLLLLVAFLGNVLGQTNEARYDNVRLYRFFIETEDQVKMLQKLENTSDSYSFMGHARHANQNLTVMVASHKIAEITELMHRYHLQGTILLYNMQELIDKEKLSIMPKNTPPENFDWSHYHHLDSINRWLDWQVSHHPQLKTIQLELSYEQRPLRGVMLSQDPANTAVFLECGIHAREWISPASCTFILNELLTSDRPDVQRLGQNFNWIIFPVVNPDGYHYTFESDRLWRKNTRPYGLCRGVDLNRNFASDWNGPGASMDPCRYDFAGGSESSEPETKSLAAFLRDNVGTYRIQTYFSIHSFSQLIMFPYGYTNQKVENYDDLVSIGLKGAQAIKNKHGKKYASGATIETIYPTSGASVDWVYGNLGVPIVFTFELRGAPDSNDMFVLPAKEIIPTAEELLEAFIAMLDQATRLGYYTRNATKVEL comes from the exons ATGGGAATGTGCAATAAAAACCACTTTCTCCTGCTTTTATTGGTTGCTTTCCTTGGGAATGTTTTAGGCCAAACCAATGAAGCGCGTTACGATAATGTGCGGCTCTATCGGTTCTTTATTGAAACCGAGGACCaagtgaaaatgttgcaaaagttAGAAAATACCAGCGATAGCTATTCCTTCATGGGCCACGCGAGACATGCAAACCAAAACCTAACAGTCATGGTGGCGAGTCACAAGATAGCGGAGATAACGGAGTTAATGCACAGATACCACCTACAAGGAACCATCTTG TTATATAATATGCAAGAACTGATTGATAAGGAGAAGCTTTCAATCATGCCGAAAAATACACCGCCTGAGAATTTTGATTGGTCCCACTATCATCACTTGGACAGCATCAACCGCTGGCTGGACTGGCAAGTTTCTCATCACCCTCAGCTGAAGACAATTCAGCTTGAACTTAGCTATGAGCAGCGGCCCTTACGTGGAGTTATGCTATCGCAGGACCCAGCAAATACAGCCGTATTTTTGGAGTGTGGAATTCACGCCCGCGAATGGATCTCGCCAGCGAGTTGCACGTTTATTCTCAACGAGCTACTGACCTCTGATCGACCAGATGTCCAGCGCTTGGGACAAAATTTCAATTGGATCATTTTTCCGGTCGTTAATCCCGATGGATACCATTACACCTTCGAATCGGACCGCTTATGGCGTAAGAACACACGACCGTACGGCCTTTGCCGAGGGGTAGACCTGAATAGAAACTTTGCCAGCGACTGGAACGGTCCGGGGGCGAGTATGGATCCGTGCCGCTATGATTTTGCCGGGGGCAGCGAATCGAGCGAACCTGAAACGAAATCGTTGGCTGCATTCCTTCGCGACAACGTTGGCACATATCGTATTCAGACATACTTTTCCATTCACTCTTTCTCGCAGCTAATAATGTTCCCGTACGGGTACACCAAtcaaaaagtggaaaactaCGATGATCTTGTGTCGATAGGATTGAAGGGTGCCCAAGCTATCAAAAACAAGCATGGCAAAAAGTATGCATCGGGTGCAACGATAGAAACGATTTATCCCACATCGGGTGCTAGTGTCGATTGGGTTTACGGCAACCTCGGTGTTCCGATAGTGTTTACGTTCGAGTTGCGAGGCGCCCCTGATAGTAACGACATGTTCGTGCTGCCCGCTAAAGAAATAATTCCAACCGCTGAAGAACTTCTCGAAGCTTTCATTGCTATGCTGGATCAAGCCACTCGATTGGGATATTACACACGCAATGCCACCAAGGTAGAGCTTTGA
- the LOC131206860 gene encoding protein LST8 homolog, giving the protein MASDVAGEPILATGGYDHTIRIWQPFSSACVRTMQHTDSQVNTLEISPKRSLLAAGGYQHIRLYDMHSNHPIVNFEGVAKNVTRVGFEEDGNWMFTGGEDGKVRIWDMGSANPSCKRIFDCQSPVNSVCLLPNQVELLMAHDGGGIYLWDVKSDLHEHLMPQVECSMQDVAVSPNGAFMAAVTNKGGCFIWTLSNWSDSLGTVSTLNRWQPQHKIQAHERYALRCKFSPDSSLLVTCSGDGTARIYNTCGWTPRAVLRIEKGWIWDAAFSNDSKYIFTASSDMLVRLWRIENQAIEREYNGHAKAVTALAFRDVATAVGTATDNGTSLTAPH; this is encoded by the coding sequence ATGGCATCAGATGTGGCGGGGGAACCGATCCTAGCAACCGGCGGCTACGATCACACAATCCGGATATGGCAACCTTTCTCTAGTGCCTGCGTGCGTACGATGCAACACACCGATTCGCAAGTGAACACGCTAGAGATATCCCCAAAGCGAAGTCTTCTGGCTGCCGGTGGTTACCAGCACATCCGGCTGTACGATATGCACTCGAACCACCCGATCGTGAACTTTGAGGGCGTCGCAAAGAACGTGACCCGGGTGGGGTTCGAGGAGGATGGGAACTGGATGTTTACCGGCGGTGAAGACGGAAAGGTGCGCATCTGGGACATGGGCTCTGCGAACCCGTCCTGCAAGCGCATCTTTGACTGCCAGAGTCCGGTGAATTCGGTGTGTCTGCTGCCGAATCAGGTCGAGCTATTGATGGCCCACGACGGCGGAGGCATCTATCTTTGGGACGTGAAGTCGGACCTCCACGAGCACCTGATGCCGCAGGTGGAGTGTTCAATGCAAGATGTGGCAGTAAGCCCAAACGGCGCGTTCATGGCAGCAGTGACCAACAAAGGTGGTTGTTTCATCTGGACCCTGTCGAACTGGAGCGATTCACTTGGTACGGTGTCGACGCTTAATCGCTGGCAGCCGCAACATAAGATACAGGCCCACGAGAGGTACGCTTTGCGGTGCAAATTCAGTCCGGACTCGAGCTTGCTAGTAACGTGTTCCGGCGATGGAACGGCACGTATCTATAATACCTGCGGTTGGACACCACGGGCCGTGCTGCGCATCGAAAAGGGCTGGATTTGGGATGCCGCGTTCAGCAATGACTCCAAGTACATTTTTACCGCTTCGTCCGATATGCTGGTCCGTTTGTGGCGCATCGAAAATCAAGCAATCGAGCGTGAGTACAATGGCCACGCGAAAGCCGTGACAGCATTAGCATTTCGCGATGTAGCTACCGCGGTGGGAACCGCGACAGACAACGGGACCAGTCTTACGGCGCCCCACTAA
- the LOC131209887 gene encoding stalled ribosome sensor GCN1: protein MADAELAKALKDLPNRVLNVPVDERPELFRNVIAVLPNPGINATIVRGICKVIGTTLTKYKDPESQTLVKELLVAVLKHHPDLAYEHFNAVLKALHTKDLASAPPLKGAQAAVLALGWANTVALHADHMSATGKKEFPKLLEVQAGLYQLALTSGVQKISDKAFSFLCHFFDQKNGLERTYFDRLIALEPSSGVIVMLCAILRYTQQRQQDSISLLEQHKTKLLDHVVKGLVTVKTKPHASDIVGCAPLLKAITTDEFRTLIAPALQRSMLRSAEVILRAVGAIVNELELDISDYALDLGKPLVQNLASKEETVRQEAVESLKQVALKCSSAAALEALLKEVFAVLNGSGGKITVAELRINLLQGAGNLSYNKIPADKIQTILPSACDHFTKVIESEIQEKVVCHALEMFGLWTVNYRGEIPPKIVQLFKKGLEAKAQPIRTSYLQWFLSCLYHGRLPSGSDFSAPLSKIVERAAQNPTQTPLVSEGVGAACIVLLTNRTVDEKLKDFWHVVLDMGRQVFLGEKFLATTNGETLCYVMVICEQLLLHHRSELKGGGSTHPLFRAAIVCLMSPLRKVRQHCLPLARRMVNSEDGVSLARSLLAELTRYAEAVKILNEGDPNEDGVAPAQALVDAIWDICDIELLASANAQSVALSAMLCSHHPAACSVRGDLWESILARYKLDGKQFIALNTAQIGEAFFNGYKATPMYESTLATLSRISPELILPVLVKNVTDQLNNSRMSNVTDEEYFTYLMPDDELYDKSVLPSSDEPIQTAHLKRENKAYSYKEQLEELQLRRELEEKRRKEGTWKPPQLTPKQKEAIDKQREKENAIKTRLRNLSATIATLVSQIEGAAKGTPKQLSLFFPSLLPSIVRVFSSPLAAPPMVRLYVRLRDTCFTAEQAELGRDISIATVRMSKPHCDLEEGWCTANIVELVSDILVSLYDDTIDMYNVHREEDGAKGYLLNAPTFSYTFEFLKRALTLPEAARDESLLINGIQIVAYHAQIRGDTVDGKDFTDLYHPVYMPRLEMVRLLLRLTQQHRGRVQTQAVAALLDVAESSSGREYTARADQREIEALLTALQDELDAVRDVALRALAIMIDVLPSIADDYEQGLRLLRRLWVAKHDVSLDTKLLAENVWQDGNYELPMVMADELMKDIVHPELCIQRAAAASLVSILLEDATAVDGVQEQLLEIYREKLTMIPARLDQFDREIEPAIDPWGPRRGVAIAFCHIAPFLTQPLVKSLIEFMVRSGLRDREEIVHKEMLAASLAIVEHHGKESVAYLLPTFEQFLDKAPSHSSYDNIRQAVVILMGSLARHLDREDPRIKPIIDRLLAALATPSQQVQEAVANCIPHLIPSVKEEAPAMVKKLMQQLVKSEKYGVRRGAAYGIAGIVKGLGILSLKQLDIMSKLTNNIQDKKNYRCREGALFAFEMLCSTLGRLFEPYIVHVLPHLLQCFGDSSSYVREAADECAKTVMAKLSAHGVKLVLPSLLNALDEDSWRTKTASVELLGAMAFCAPKQLSSCLPSIVPKLMEVLGDSHIKVQEAGADALRVIGSVIKNPEIQAIVPVLLKALEDPSGKTSACLQSLLETKFVHFIDAPSLALIMPVVQRAFMDRSTETRKMAAQIIGNMYSLTDQKDLTPYLPNIIPGLKTSLLDPVPEVRAVSARALGAMVRGMGESSFDDLLPWLMQTLTSESSSVDRSGAAQGLSEVVGGLGVEKLHKLMPEIITTAERTDIAPHVKDGYIMMFIYMPSAFPNDFTPYIGQIINPILKALADENEYVRDTALKAGQRIVNLYAESAIALLLPELEKGLFDDNWRIRYSSVQLLGDLLYKISGVSGKMTTQTASEDDNFGTEQSHKAIIRSLGADRRNRVLAGLYMGRSDVSLMVRQAALHVWKVVVTNTPRTLREILPTLFSLLLGCLASTSYDKRQVAARTLGDLVRKLGERVLPEIIPILERGLNSDQADQRQGVCIGLSEIMASTSRDMVLTFVNSLVPTVRKALADPLPEVRQAAAKTFDSLHTTVGSRALEDILPSMLESLSDPDPDVAEWTLDGLRQVMAIKSRVVLPYLIPQLTATPVNTKALSILASVAGEALTKYLPKILPALMSALAAAQGTPEEVLELEYCQAVILSVSDEVGIRTIMDTVMESTKSDNAETRKAAATLLCAFCTHSPGDYSQYVPQLFRGLLRLLADSDRDVLQRSWDALNAVTKTLDSAQQIAHVTDVRQAVKFASSDLPKGSELPGFCLPKGITPLLPVFREAILNGLPEEKENAAQGLGEVIQLTSPSSLQPSVVHITGPLIRILGDRFNAGVKASVLETLAILLHKVGIMLKQFLPQLQTTFLKALHDPSRTVRIKAGHALAELILIHTRPDPLFMEMHNGVRNADDATVRETMLQALRGILTPAGDKMTEPLRKQIYATLAGLLGHPEDVSRAAAAGCFGALCRWLSADQLDDALGSHLLNEDYGDDATLRHGRTAALFVALKEHPAAIVTGRYEAKIAKVITGAIACDKVPVAQNGVRAAGYLLQYGMMVGAEQGVRLPTAVIGPFVKSMNHSSHEVKQLLAKTCTYLARVVPAERTAPEYLKLAIPMLVNGTKEKNGYVKSNSEIALVHVLRLRNGEEFHQRCLTLLEPGARESLSEVVSRALRKVALQPVGKDEELDDTILS from the exons ATGGCTGATGCAGAG CTTGCTAAGGCCCTGAAAGACCTACCGAATCGAGTGCTAAATGTTCCCGTAGATGAGCGACCGGAGCTGTTCCGCAATGTGATTGCGGTATTGCCGAACCCAG GTATTAATGCCACCATCGTGCGAGGTATCTGCAAAGTGATCGGCACAACACTCACCAAGTACAAGGATCCCGAATCACAAACATTAGTGAaggagctgctggtggcggtaCTGAAACACCATCCAGATCTGGCGTACGAACACTTTAATGCCGTGCTAAAGGCCCTCCACACGAAAGATCTGGCGTCGGCTCCACCATTAAAAGGTGCCCAGGCCGCGGTACTGGCGCTAGGATGGGCAAATACGGTCGCCTTGCATGCGGACCACAtgtcggccaccggaaagaaGGAGTTTCCGAAGCTACTCGAGGTGCAGGCGGGCCTATACCAGCTGGCCCTTACCTCCGGGGTACAGAAAATTTCCGACAAAGCGTTTAGCTTTCTGTGCCACTTTTTCGATCAAAAGAACGGCCTCGAACGAACCTACTTCGATCGGCTGATAGCGCTGGAACCGTCTAGCGGAGTGATCGTGATGCTGTGCGCGATTTTGAGGTACACccaacagcggcagcaggacTCGATTTCACTCCTGGAGCAGCACAAAACGAAACTCCTCGACCACGTGGTGAAGGGTTTGGTCACGGTCAAGACGAAACCGCACGCCAGTGATATTGTCGGGTGCGCCCCACTGTTGAAGGCGATCACGACGGACGAATTCCGGACGCTTATTGCCCCAGCGCTGCAGCGATCGATGCTGCGCTCGGCTGAAGTCATCCTGCGGGCGGTCGGTGCAATAGTGAACGAGCTCGAGCTGGACATTAGCGACTATGCGCTTGATCTCGGCAAACCCCTTGTACAGAACCTGGCCTCGAAAGAGGAAACGGTACGGCAGGAGGCGGTCGAGTCGTTAAAACAGGTGGCACTCAAATGCAGTTCCGCGGCTGCACTCGAAGCATTGCTCAAGGAAGTGTTTGCAGTGCTAAATGGGTCCGGTGGAAAGATAACGGTCGCCGAACTGAGGATAAATTTGCTCCAG GGTGCCGGTAATCTAAGTTACAACAAAATCCCCGCTGATAAGATACAAACCATACTGCCGTCTGCGTGCGATCACTTCACGAAGGTGATCGAGTCGGAGATACAGGAGAAGGTGGTGTGCCACGCGCTGGAAATGTTTGGCCTCTGGACGGTCAACTATCGCGGCGAGATACCACCGAAAATTGTGCAGCTCTTCAAGAAGGGCCTCGAAGCGAAAGCCCAGCCGATCCGCACCAGCTACCTGCAGTGGTTCCTCTCGTGTCTGTACCACGGGCGACTACCGAGTGGCAGCGATTTCTCGGCCCCGCTCTCGAAGATCGTCGAACGGGCTGCCCAAAATCCCACCCAGACGCCGCTCGTTTCGGAAGGCGTCGGAGCAGCCTGCATCGTGTTACTCACCAACCGGACGGTGGACGAGAAGCTGAAGGACTTTTGGCACGTCGTGCTCGACATGGGCCGGCAAGTGTTTCTGGGCGAAAAGTTTCTGGCCACCACGAACGGCGAAACGCTCTGCTACGTGATGGTGATTTGCGAGCAGCTCCTACTGCATCACCGTTCCGAGTTAAAGGGTGGTGGTTCGACCCATCCGTTATTTCGGGCCGCGATCGTTTGTCTGATGTCACCGCTTCGTAAGGTGCGTCAGCACTGCCTGCCGTTGGCCCGCCGGATGGTGAACAGTGAGGATGGAGTGTCGCTGGCCAGAAGTCTGCTGGCGGAGCTAACCCGATACGCTGAGGCGGTCAAGATACTGAACGAGGGCGACCCGAATGAGGATGGTGTGGCACCAGCACAGGCCCTGGTCGATGCGATTTGGGACATCTGCGACATTGAGCTGTTGGCCAGTGCGAACGCACAGTCGGTTGCACTGAGCGCGATGCTTTGCTCGCACCATCCGGCAGCGTGCTCGGTACGGGGTGACCTCTGGGAAAGCATCCTGGCTCGGTACAAGCTAGACGGGAAACAGTTTATCGCCCTCAACACTGCCCAGATCGGCGAGGCTTTTTTCAACGGCTACAAAGCGACACCGATGTACGAGAGCACGCTGGCGACGTTGTCTCGCATTAGCCCGGAACTGAtcctgccggtgctggtgaagAACGTGACCGACCAGCTGAACAATTCGCGCATGTCCAACGTGACGGATGAGGAATATTTCACGTACCTCATGCCAGACGACGAGCTGTACGATAAGAGCGTATTGCCGAGCTCGGATGAGCCGATCCAAACGGCGCACCTAAAGCGCGAAAACAAGGCGTACAG CTACAAAGAGCAACTAGAGGAGCTTCAGTTGCGCCGTGAGCTGGAGGAGAAGCGTCGCAAAGAGGGTACTTGGAAACCGCCGCAACTGACCCCGAAACAGAAGGAGGCGATCGACAAGCAGCGCGAAAAGGAGAACGCTATCAAGACACGGCTGCGAAACCTCAGCGCGACGATCGCGACCCTCGTGTCGCAAATTGAAGGTGCGGCCAAAGGAACCCCGAAGCAACTGTCTCTGTTCTTCCCCTCGTTGCTACCATCCATTGTGCGGGTCTTTTCGTCCCCCCTGGCTGCTCCACCCATGGTACGGCTGTACGTTCGCCTACGCGACACCTGCTTCACCGCCGAACAGGCCGAACTGGGGCGCGACATTTCGATCGCCACCGTGCGCATGAGCAAACCGCACTGCGATCTGGAGGAAGGCTGGTGCACTGCCAACATCGTGGAGCTTGTTAGCGACATTTTGGTGTCGCTGTACGATGACACGATCGATATGTACAACGTGCACCGTGAGGAGGACGGCGCGAAGGGTTACCTCCTGAATGCGCCCACCTTCAGCTACACGTTCGAGTTCCTGAAGCGCGCTCTAACGTTACCGGAAGCGGCCCGGGATGAAAGTTTGCTCATCAACGGTATCCAGATCGTTGCCTATCATGCGCAGATTCGGGGCGATACGGTCGATGGGAAGGACTTCACCGATCTGTACCATCCGGTGTATATGCCGCGGCTCGAGATGGTCCGATTGCTGTTGCGTCTaacgcagcagcaccgtggaCGCGTCCAAACGCAAGCGGTTGCTGCACTGCTGGATGTGGCCGAAAGTAGCTCGGGGCGCGAGTACACGGCTCGGGCGGATCAGCGGGAGATTGAGGCGCTGCTGACGGCGCTCCAGGATGAGCTGGACGCGGTGCGCGACGTGGCCCTGCGTGCCCTGGCCATCATGATCGATGTGCTGCCGTCAATCGCGGACGACTATGAGCAAgggttgcggctgctgcggcgcctGTGGGTGGCCAAGCACGACGTGTCGCTCGACACGAAGCTGCTGGCTGAGAACGTGTGGCAGGACGGTAACTATGAGCTGCCGATGGTGATGGCCGACGAGCTGATGAAGGACATCGTCCACCCGGAACTGTGCATCCAACGAGCGGCCGCGGCGTCGCTGGTGTCCATTCTGCTCGAGGACGCCACGGCGGTGGACGGCGTACAGGAGCAGCTGCTCGAGATTTACCGCGAGAAGCTGACGATGATACCGGCACGGTTGGATCAGTTCGATCGCGAAATTGAACCGGCGATCGATCCATGGGGTCCACGGCGGGGCGTAGCGATCGCCTTCTGCCACATCGCACCCTTTCTGACGCAACCACTCGTGAAGAGTTTGATCGAGTTTATGGTCCGCTCGGGGTTGCGCGATCGTGAGGAGATCGTACACAAGGAGATGCTGGCTGCGTCGCTGGCGATCGTGGAGCACCACGGGAAGGAAAGTGTCGCCTATCTGCTGCCCACGTTCGAGCAGTTCCTCGACAAAGCACCGAGTCACAGCTCGTACGACAACATTCGCCAGGCGGTGGTCATTCTGATGGGATCGCTTGCGCGCCATCTGGATCGGGAGGATCCACGCATTAAGCCGAtcatcgatcggttgctggCAGCACTCGCCACACCGTCGCAGCAGGTACAGGAAGCGGTGGCCAACTGCATACCGCACCTGATCCCCTCGGTGAAGGAGGAGGCCCCGGCCATGGTGAAGAAACTGATGCAGCAGTTGGTGAAGTCGGAAAAGTACGGCGTCCGACGGGGGGCCGCTTACGGGATCGCCGGCATCGTGAAGGGACTCGGCATTCTGTCGCTCAAACAGCTCGACATCATGTCCAAGCTGACGAACAACATTCAGGACAAGAAGAACTACAGGTGCCGCGAGGGGGCTCTGTTTGCGTTCGAGATGCTCTGCAGCACACTGGGGCGCCTGTTCGAGCCGTACATCGTGCACGTGTTGCCCCATTTGCTGCAGTGCTTTGGCGACTCGTCCTCGTACGTGCGCGAGGCCGCCGATGAGTGTGCCAAAACGGTGATGGCCAAGCTGTCGGCGCACGGCGTCAAGCTCGTGCTGCCTTCGCTGCTGAACGCACTGGATGAGGACTCGTGGCGCACGAAGACCGCGTCGGTGGAGCTGCTTGGCGCGATGGCGTTCTGTGCCCCGAAGCAGCTGTCCTCCTGCCTGCCGAGCATCGTGCCGAAACTGATGGAGGTCCTGGGCGACTCGCACATCAAGGTGCAGGAAGCGGGCGCCGATGCGCTGCGCGTGATTGGCAGCGTGATTAAGAACCCGGAAATCCAGGCGAtcgtgccggtgctgctgaaggcACTCGAGGATCCGTCGGGCAAAACGTCGGCCTGCCTGCAGTCCCTGCTGGAGACAAAGTTCGTTCACTTTATCGATGCGCCCTCGCTCGCCCTAATCATGCCGGTGGTGCAGCGCGCGTTCATGGACCGATCGACAGAGACGCGCAAAATGGCGGCCCAGATCATCGGCAACATGTACTCGCTGACGGACCAAAAAGACCTTACGCCATACCTGCCCAACATCATTCCCGGGCTGAAGACGTCGCTGCTcgatccggtgccggaagtACGTGCCGTTTCCGCCCGGGCCCTCGGGGCGATGGTGCGCGGAATGGGCGAATCCTCGTTCGACGATCTGCTTCCGTGGCTGATGCAAACCCTCACCTCGGAGTCGAGCAGCGTGGATCGGTCCGGTGCCGCGCAGGGTCTCTCGGAGGTGGTCGGAGGGCTCGGGGTTGAGAAGCTGCACAAACTGATGCCGGAAATCATTACCACGGCCGAACGCACGGACATTGCGCCGCACGTCAAGGACGGTTACATCATGATGTTCATTTACATGCCGTCGGCCTTCCCGAACGACTTTACACCGTACATCGGGCAGATTATTAACCCGATCCTGAAGGCGCTGGCTGACGAGAACGAGTACGTGCGAGACACGGCCCTGAAGGCGGGCCAGCGGATCGTCAATCTGTACGCGGAGTCGGCGATCGCCCTGTTGCTGCCGGAGTTGGAGAAGGGACTGTTCGATGATAACTGGCGCATCCGGTACAGCTCGGTGCAGCTGCTCGGTGATCTGCTGTACAAGATTTCGGGCGTGTCGGGTAAGATGACGACGCAGACGGCTTCGGAGGACGATAACTTTGGCACGGAGCAGAGCCACAAGGCGATCATACGCAGTCTCGGTGCCGATCGACGCAACCGCGTGCTCGCAGGACTGTACATGGGCCGCAGCGATGTGTCGCTGATGGTGCGCCAGGCAGCCCTGCACGTGTGGAAGGTCGTGGTCACGAACACGCCACGTACGTTGCGCGAAATTCTGCCAACGCTgttctcgctgctgctcgggtGTTTGGCCAGCACGAGCTACGACAAGCGCCAGGTGGCAGCCCGCACGCTCGGCGATTTGGTGCGTAAACTGGGCGAACGCGTTCTTCCGGAGATCATTCCGATTCTCGAGCGGGGTCTCAACTCGGACCAGGCCGATCAGCGGCAGGGCGTTTGCATTGGGCTGTCGGAAATTATGGCATCCACGTCGCGCGATATGGTGCTTACCTTCGTGAACAGCCTGGTGCCGACGGTGCGCAAAGCACTGGCAGATCCGCTCCCGGAAGTACGGCAGGCGGCCGCTAAGACGTTCGATTCCCTGCACACGACGGTCGGGTCGCGGGCCCTGGAGGACATTCTGCCGTCGATGCTGGAGAGCCTGTCcgacccggatccggatgtGGCCGAGTGGACACTGGACGGGTTGCGGCAAGTGATGGCGATCAAGTCACGGGTGGTACTACCGTACTTGATTCCGCAGCTCACGGCCACACCGGTCAACACGAAGGCACTCTCGATCCTGGCCTCGGTGGCGGGTGAAGCGTTGACCAAGTACCTGCCGAAGATTCTGCCCGCGCTCATGTCGGCACTGGCCGCTGCACAAGGCACCCCGGAAGAGGTGCTCGAGCTAGAGTACTGCCAGGCCGTGATCCTGTCCGTCAGCGACGAGGTGGGCATCCGCACCATCATGGACACGGTGATGGAGTCTACCAAGTCGGACAACGCGGAAACCCGGAAAGCGGCCGCCACGCTGCTGTGTGCCTTCTGCACGCACTCGCCCGGCGACTACTCTCAGTACGTGCCCCAGTTGTTCCGCGGGCTGCTCCGCCTGCTAGCCGATTCCGATCGTGACGTGTTGCAGCGCTCCTGGGACGCCCTGAACGCGGTCACGAAGACGCTCGACTCGGCACAGCAAATTGCACACGTAACGGATGTGCGGCAGGCGGTCAAATTCGCCAGCAGCGACCTGCCGAAGGGAAGCGAACTGCCCGGCTTTTGTCTGCCGAAGGGTATCACGCCCCTGTTGCCGGTGTTCCGTGAAGCGATCCTCAACGGCCTGCCGGAGGAGAAGGAGAATGCGGCCCAGGGCCTGGGTGAGGTGATCCAGCTGACCTCTCCGAGCTCCCTGCAACCGTCGGTCGTCCACATCACCGGACCGCTGATTCGTATCCTGGGCGATCGGTTCAATGCCGGCGTCAAGGCGTCCGTTCTCGAGACGCTCGCCATATTGCTGCACAAAGTGGGCATCATGTTGAAACAGTTCCTGCCGCAGTTACAGACCACCTTCCTGAAGGCGCTGCACGATCCGAGCCGTACGGTGCGCATCAAGGCCGGTCACGCACTGGCCGAGCTCATCCTGATCCacacccgacccgatccgCTGTTCATGGAGATGCACAACGGGGTGCGGAATGCGGACGATGCCACCGTGCGTGAGACGATGCTGCAGGCGTTGCGCGGAATCCTAACACCGGCCGGCGACAAGATGACGGAACCGTTGCGCAAACAGATCTACGCCACACTCGCCGGGCTGTTGGGCCACCCGGAGGATGTTAGCCGTGCAGCGGCAGCCGGCTGCTTTGGGGCCCTTTGTCGATGGCTGTCGGCCGACCAACTGGATGACGCACTCGGGTCACACCTGCTGAACGAGGACTACGGTGATGACGCGACACTCCGCCATGGCCGCACTGCGGCCCTGTTCGTGGCTTTGAAAGAACACCCGGCCGCGATCGTTACCGGGCGGTACGAGGCAAAGATCGCTAAAGTGATCACAGGGGCGATCGCTTGCGATAAGGTCCCAGTCGCCCAGAACGGTGTCCGAGCGGCCGGCTACCTGCTACAGTACGGCATGATGGTCGGAGCCGAGCAGGGCGTGCGGCTACCGACGGCCGTGATCGGTCCGTTCGTCAAGTCGATGAATCACAGCAGCCACGAGGTGAAGCAACTGCTGGCCAAAACATGCACCTACCTGGCACGGGTCGTCCCGGCAGAGCGGACCGCACCCGAGTATCTGAAGCTCGCCATTCCGATGCTGGTCAACGGGACGAAGGAGAAGAACGGTTACGTGAAATCGAACTCGGAGATTGCGCTCGTGCATGTGCTCCGGTTGCGCAACGGCGAGGAGTTCCACCAGCGCTGCCTGACCCTGCTCGAACCGGGCGCACGTGAATCGCTCAGCGAAGTCGTAAGCCGGGCGCTACGGAAGGTCGCCCTGCAACCGGTCGGCAAAGACGAGGAGCTAGACGATACGATCCTCTCGTGA